A stretch of the bacterium genome encodes the following:
- a CDS encoding YtxH domain-containing protein, giving the protein MSDERCCCGSGGILMAFLAGGLAGAGLALLYTPVSGREARERIGGLAGDLKKKSEEWSGDVKQKVEQFIDEERSVIKSAYDAGREAMAKEKARFENPTPE; this is encoded by the coding sequence ATGAGCGACGAAAGGTGCTGTTGCGGTTCCGGCGGGATCCTGATGGCGTTCCTGGCCGGCGGGCTGGCCGGCGCGGGGCTCGCCCTGCTCTACACCCCGGTCTCCGGGCGCGAGGCCCGGGAGCGGATCGGCGGGCTGGCGGGGGACCTCAAGAAGAAGTCGGAGGAATGGTCCGGCGACGTGAAGCAGAAGGTGGAGCAGTTCATCGACGAGGAGCGGTCCGTGATCAAGTCGGCGTACGACGCGGGCCGCGAGGCGATGGCGAAGGAGAAGGCCCGCTTCGAGAATCCGACCCCGGAGTAA